One Streptomyces hundungensis DNA segment encodes these proteins:
- a CDS encoding class II aldolase/adducin family protein — translation MTEMPEPIPVDQLRFDLPPVHDDPAEERQHRKERLAGALRLFARFGFEEGVSGHVTARDPELPDCYWVNPFGVPFAHVTAGELILVNGEGQVVRGGHHVNQAAFTVHAAVHRARPDAVAVVHTHSTYGRALAALGEFVEPYTQEACAFFEDHAVYDAYTGVIVDAEEGRRIAAALGSCKAVVLRNHGLLTVGDSVDAAAWWFLSMERCAEVQLAARAAGKPVLIDRRDAVATRDQLGSDLVAWINYQPLWRRISRAEPELLS, via the coding sequence ATGACTGAGATGCCCGAGCCGATACCGGTGGACCAGCTGCGGTTCGATCTGCCGCCCGTGCACGACGACCCCGCCGAGGAGCGGCAGCACCGCAAGGAGCGGCTGGCCGGCGCGCTGCGCCTCTTCGCCCGGTTCGGCTTCGAGGAGGGGGTGTCGGGCCATGTCACCGCGCGCGACCCGGAGTTGCCCGACTGCTACTGGGTGAACCCGTTCGGGGTGCCGTTCGCGCACGTCACCGCGGGCGAGCTGATCCTGGTCAACGGCGAAGGACAGGTCGTGCGGGGCGGCCACCACGTCAACCAGGCCGCGTTCACCGTGCACGCGGCTGTGCACCGGGCCCGCCCCGACGCGGTGGCCGTGGTCCATACCCACTCCACGTACGGGCGGGCGCTCGCGGCCCTCGGCGAGTTCGTCGAGCCGTACACCCAGGAGGCGTGCGCCTTCTTCGAGGACCACGCGGTGTACGACGCCTACACCGGGGTGATCGTCGACGCCGAGGAGGGCCGGCGGATCGCGGCGGCGCTCGGCTCCTGCAAGGCGGTCGTGCTGCGCAACCACGGGCTGCTCACGGTGGGGGACTCGGTGGACGCGGCCGCCTGGTGGTTCCTCTCGATGGAGCGGTGCGCCGAGGTGCAGCTCGCGGCGCGGGCGGCGGGCAAGCCCGTGCTCATCGACCGGCGGGACGCGGTGGCGACCCGGGACCAGCTCGGCAGTGATCTAGTCGCGTGGATCAACTACCAGCCGCTGTGGCGCCGGATCAGCCGCGCGGAGCCCGAACTTCTGTCGTAG
- the guaA gene encoding glutamine-hydrolyzing GMP synthase, which yields MPAAPSAAAPDNNPDVVLVVDFGAQYAQLIARRVREARVYSEIVPSSMPVAEMLAKNPKAIILSGGPSSVYAEGAPRLDRAIFEAGVPVFGMCYGFQLMATTLGGTVDDNGAREYGRTPLTVSKLGSTLFEGTPAEQSVWMSHGDACSAAPEGFTVTASTDVVPVAAFENDEKKLYGVQYHPEVLHSTHGQQILEHFLYRGAGIEPTWTTHNVVEEQVALIREQVGTKRAICGLSGGVDSAVAAALVQKAIGSQLTCVYVDHGLMRKGETEQVEKDFVAATGVQLKVVDAQERFLTALAGVSDPETKRKIIGREFIRVFEQAQLEILQEDGPEVAFLVQGTLYPDVVESGGGTGTANIKSHHNVGGLPDDIEFELVEPLRKLFKDEVRMVGQELGLPDEIVQRQPFPGPGLGIRIVGEVTKDRLDLLREADAIAREELTAAGLDREIWQCPVVLLADVRSVGVQGDGRTYGHPIVLRPVSSEDAMTADWTRMPYDVLAKISTRITNEVADVNRVVLDVTSKPPGTIEWE from the coding sequence GTGCCAGCAGCACCCTCCGCAGCCGCGCCCGACAACAACCCGGACGTCGTCCTGGTTGTCGACTTCGGCGCGCAGTACGCCCAGCTCATCGCCCGCCGCGTCCGCGAGGCCCGGGTCTACAGCGAGATCGTCCCGAGCAGCATGCCCGTGGCCGAGATGCTGGCCAAGAACCCCAAGGCGATCATCCTTTCCGGCGGCCCGTCCTCCGTGTACGCCGAGGGCGCCCCGCGCCTGGACCGCGCGATCTTCGAGGCCGGGGTGCCCGTCTTCGGCATGTGCTACGGCTTCCAGCTGATGGCGACGACGCTCGGCGGCACGGTCGACGACAACGGGGCCCGCGAGTACGGCCGCACCCCGCTGACCGTCTCCAAGCTCGGCTCCACCCTCTTCGAGGGCACCCCGGCCGAGCAGTCGGTGTGGATGTCGCACGGCGACGCCTGCTCCGCCGCCCCCGAGGGCTTCACGGTGACGGCCTCCACCGACGTCGTCCCCGTCGCCGCCTTCGAGAACGACGAGAAGAAGCTGTACGGCGTCCAGTACCACCCCGAGGTGCTGCACTCCACGCACGGCCAGCAGATCCTGGAGCACTTCCTGTACCGCGGCGCGGGCATCGAGCCCACGTGGACGACGCACAACGTGGTCGAGGAGCAGGTCGCCCTCATCCGTGAGCAGGTCGGCACCAAGCGCGCGATCTGCGGCCTGTCCGGCGGCGTCGACTCCGCGGTCGCCGCGGCCCTCGTACAGAAGGCCATCGGCTCCCAGCTGACCTGCGTGTACGTCGACCACGGCCTGATGCGCAAGGGCGAGACCGAGCAGGTCGAGAAGGACTTCGTGGCCGCCACCGGCGTCCAGCTGAAGGTCGTCGACGCGCAGGAGCGATTCCTCACCGCCCTCGCCGGCGTCTCCGACCCGGAGACCAAGCGGAAGATCATCGGCCGCGAGTTCATCCGCGTCTTCGAGCAGGCCCAGCTGGAGATCCTCCAGGAGGACGGCCCCGAGGTCGCCTTCCTCGTCCAGGGCACCCTGTACCCGGACGTCGTCGAGTCCGGCGGCGGCACCGGCACCGCCAACATCAAGTCCCACCACAACGTGGGCGGTCTGCCCGACGACATCGAGTTCGAGCTCGTCGAGCCGCTGCGCAAGCTGTTCAAGGACGAGGTCCGCATGGTCGGCCAGGAGCTCGGCCTGCCCGACGAGATCGTCCAGCGCCAGCCCTTCCCCGGCCCCGGCCTCGGCATCCGCATCGTCGGCGAGGTCACCAAGGACCGTCTCGACCTGCTGCGCGAGGCCGACGCGATCGCCCGCGAGGAGCTGACCGCGGCCGGGCTCGACCGCGAGATCTGGCAGTGCCCCGTCGTGCTGCTCGCCGATGTGCGCTCGGTGGGCGTCCAGGGCGACGGCCGCACCTACGGCCACCCGATCGTGCTGCGCCCGGTCTCCTCCGAGGACGCCATGACGGCGGACTGGACGCGGATGCCGTACGACGTGCTCGCGAAGATCTCCACCCGCATCACCAACGAGGTCGCCGACGTCAACCGCGTCGTCCTCGACGTGACGAGCAAGCCGCCGGGCACCATCGAGTGGGAGTAG
- a CDS encoding chorismate mutase translates to MSTTVTEKTGARTDEAAAVITGARERIDALDDRIIGLIQERMAVSAVIQESRIASGGRRVNLNREMEVLAHFSDALGKPGTGLAMKVLELCRGRI, encoded by the coding sequence ATGAGCACGACCGTCACCGAGAAGACCGGCGCCCGCACCGACGAGGCGGCGGCGGTGATCACCGGAGCGCGCGAGCGCATCGACGCGCTCGACGACCGCATCATCGGCCTCATCCAGGAACGCATGGCCGTCTCCGCCGTCATCCAGGAGTCCCGCATCGCCTCCGGCGGCCGCCGGGTGAACCTGAACCGCGAGATGGAGGTCCTGGCCCACTTCAGCGACGCGCTCGGCAAGCCCGGCACCGGGCTCGCGATGAAGGTCCTGGAGCTGTGCCGGGGCCGCATCTGA
- a CDS encoding GMC family oxidoreductase, translating into MSQVPPAHNPDEDGAYDYDVVVVGSGFGGSVTALRLTEKGYRVGVLEAGRRFSPATLPKNSWDLKNYLWAPKLGLYGIQRIHLLGNVMVLGGAGVGGGSLNYANTLYVPPRPFFEDPQWKDITDWQDELAPYYDQARRMLGVRLNPTMTPSDVHLKAAAQRMGVGDTFHLAPVGVFFGDGQDGDGTAKAKRGMSVDDPYFGGAGPSRRACIECGECMTGCRHGAKNTLNENYLYLAEKAGAVVHPMTTVVSVTGDSRGGHAVATLPTDDKDGPGRLFTARRVVIAAGTYGTQTLLHRMKASGQLPYISKRLGELTRTNSEALVGAQTTSRRYRKRHGTPRVDFTRGVAITSSIHPDENTHIEPVRYGKGSNAMGSMSILQVPYGVNRVRNWLGNAAKHPLLLARSISNHRWSERTIIGLVMQSLDNSLTTHLKPDGVGKGLLTAEQGHGAPNPKQIRAATEGATAIAAEINGFAGSNVGELMGTPLTAHFLGGCPIGDSAETGVIDPYHRLYGHPGISVVDGAAVSANLGVNPSLTITAQAERAMSLWPNKGERDLRPAQGAPYVRLAPIEPKSPAVPAEAFGALKLPFLGMPTVPPKQQD; encoded by the coding sequence ATGTCCCAGGTACCCCCAGCCCACAACCCGGACGAGGACGGCGCGTACGACTACGACGTCGTCGTGGTCGGCTCGGGCTTCGGCGGCTCGGTGACGGCGCTGCGGCTCACCGAGAAGGGCTACCGCGTCGGCGTCCTGGAGGCGGGCCGCCGCTTCTCGCCGGCCACGCTGCCCAAGAACTCCTGGGACCTCAAGAACTACCTGTGGGCGCCGAAGCTCGGCCTCTACGGCATCCAGCGCATCCATCTGCTCGGCAATGTGATGGTGCTGGGCGGCGCCGGGGTCGGCGGCGGCTCCCTCAACTACGCCAACACCCTCTATGTGCCGCCGCGGCCGTTCTTCGAGGACCCGCAGTGGAAGGACATCACCGACTGGCAGGACGAGCTGGCGCCCTACTACGACCAGGCGCGGCGCATGCTCGGGGTGCGGCTCAACCCGACGATGACGCCGTCCGACGTCCACCTCAAGGCGGCGGCCCAGCGCATGGGGGTCGGCGACACCTTCCATCTGGCGCCGGTCGGCGTCTTCTTCGGCGACGGCCAGGACGGTGACGGCACGGCGAAGGCCAAGCGCGGGATGTCCGTCGACGATCCCTACTTCGGCGGCGCCGGTCCCTCGCGCCGGGCGTGCATCGAGTGCGGCGAGTGCATGACGGGCTGCCGGCACGGCGCGAAGAACACCCTGAACGAGAACTACCTCTACCTCGCCGAGAAGGCGGGCGCGGTCGTCCACCCCATGACGACCGTGGTCTCGGTGACCGGCGACTCGCGCGGCGGCCACGCCGTGGCGACCCTGCCCACCGACGACAAGGACGGCCCGGGCCGGCTCTTCACGGCCCGCCGGGTCGTCATCGCGGCCGGCACCTACGGCACCCAGACCCTGCTGCACCGTATGAAGGCGAGCGGTCAACTCCCTTACATCTCCAAGCGGTTGGGCGAGCTGACCCGTACCAACTCCGAGGCTTTGGTGGGTGCGCAGACCACCAGCCGGCGCTACCGCAAGCGGCACGGCACGCCCAGGGTCGACTTCACCCGGGGTGTCGCCATCACCTCCTCGATCCACCCGGACGAGAACACCCACATCGAGCCGGTCCGCTACGGCAAGGGCTCGAACGCCATGGGCAGCATGTCGATCCTCCAGGTGCCCTACGGCGTCAACCGGGTGCGCAACTGGCTGGGCAACGCGGCCAAGCACCCCCTGCTGCTTGCGCGTTCGATCAGCAACCACCGCTGGTCCGAGCGAACGATCATCGGCCTGGTCATGCAGTCACTCGACAATTCGCTCACCACCCATCTCAAGCCGGACGGCGTCGGCAAGGGGCTGCTCACCGCCGAACAGGGCCACGGCGCACCCAACCCCAAACAGATCCGGGCGGCCACCGAAGGGGCGACGGCGATCGCCGCGGAGATCAACGGCTTCGCGGGCTCGAACGTCGGGGAGCTCATGGGCACCCCGCTCACCGCCCACTTCCTGGGCGGCTGCCCGATCGGCGACTCGGCCGAGACCGGTGTGATCGACCCGTACCACCGGCTGTACGGGCACCCGGGGATCTCGGTCGTGGACGGCGCGGCCGTCTCGGCCAACCTCGGGGTGAACCCCTCCCTGACGATCACCGCGCAGGCCGAGCGCGCGATGTCGCTGTGGCCCAACAAGGGGGAGCGGGACCTCCGCCCGGCGCAGGGCGCGCCCTATGTCCGCCTCGCCCCGATCGAACCCAAGTCCCCGGCGGTCCCCGCGGAGGCGTTCGGCGCCTTGAAGCTGCCGTTCCTCGGTATGCCGACCGTCCCGCCGAAGCAGCAGGACTGA
- a CDS encoding succinic semialdehyde dehydrogenase — protein MTDSQASPTTTLTPAGTNPVAPAPAGARTAADVVTGQLVAQLTRGVAGSGRTANHTPFTGEKLADLPESTPADVAEAFARARTAQCQWAATPVRARAAVLLRFHDLVLARQAEVLDLIQLETGKARLHAHEEVQAVAVAARHYGRKAPAYLKPRRHTGVVPTLTKVTELRQPRGVVGQIAPWNYPLELSVGDALPAFVSGNAVVMKPDTETALTALWARDLLIEAGLPAEVFQVVLGEGPVVGPEVVKHADYVSFTGSTRTGREVAQGAAARLVGVSLELGGKNAMLVLADADVEKAAAGAVRACFSSAGQLCISIERLYVHESIADAFLDRFAARTKAMRLGRSLAYGADMGSLVGERQLETVTRHVEEAVAKGAKLLAGGVARPDIGPLFYEPTILEGVEAPMAVCTEETFGPVVSVYRFTDEDAVIEQANATPYGLNSSVWTRDSRRGHEVAAKLNTGTVNINEGYAPAYGSVQSPMGGMKDSGLGRRHGSEGILKYTEAQTIAQQRLIPLAPAFGMDDEKYAAFMTRSLKAMKALRLR, from the coding sequence ATGACGGACTCGCAGGCCTCGCCCACGACCACCCTCACGCCCGCCGGAACCAACCCGGTCGCCCCCGCCCCGGCAGGCGCGCGCACCGCCGCCGACGTGGTCACGGGCCAGCTGGTCGCCCAGCTCACCCGGGGTGTGGCCGGCTCCGGGCGGACCGCCAACCACACCCCGTTCACCGGCGAGAAGCTGGCCGACCTGCCCGAGTCCACGCCCGCGGACGTCGCCGAGGCCTTCGCGCGCGCCCGGACCGCGCAGTGCCAGTGGGCCGCGACGCCGGTCCGCGCCCGCGCCGCCGTGCTGCTCCGCTTCCACGACCTGGTCCTCGCCCGCCAGGCCGAGGTGCTCGACCTGATCCAGTTGGAGACGGGCAAGGCCCGGCTGCACGCCCATGAAGAGGTGCAGGCCGTCGCCGTCGCCGCCCGCCACTACGGGCGCAAGGCCCCGGCCTATCTGAAGCCCCGGCGGCACACGGGAGTCGTGCCGACCCTGACCAAGGTCACCGAGCTGCGCCAGCCGCGCGGGGTGGTCGGGCAGATCGCGCCCTGGAACTACCCCCTCGAACTGTCGGTGGGCGACGCGCTGCCCGCGTTCGTCTCCGGCAACGCCGTCGTGATGAAGCCCGACACCGAGACCGCGCTGACCGCCCTGTGGGCGCGCGACCTGCTGATCGAGGCGGGCCTTCCGGCCGAGGTCTTCCAGGTCGTCCTGGGTGAGGGACCGGTCGTCGGCCCCGAGGTCGTCAAGCACGCCGACTACGTCTCCTTCACCGGCTCGACCCGCACCGGCCGCGAGGTCGCGCAAGGAGCGGCGGCCCGACTGGTGGGCGTCTCCCTGGAGTTGGGCGGCAAGAACGCCATGCTGGTCCTGGCCGACGCCGATGTGGAGAAGGCGGCCGCGGGCGCGGTCCGGGCCTGCTTCTCCTCGGCCGGACAGCTCTGCATATCGATCGAGCGACTGTACGTTCACGAATCGATCGCCGACGCCTTCCTCGATCGATTTGCCGCACGTACGAAGGCGATGCGGCTCGGTCGCTCACTGGCGTACGGAGCGGACATGGGCTCCCTGGTCGGCGAGCGCCAGTTGGAGACCGTCACCCGCCATGTCGAGGAGGCCGTCGCCAAGGGCGCCAAACTCCTCGCGGGCGGCGTCGCCCGCCCCGACATCGGCCCGCTCTTCTACGAGCCCACCATCCTCGAAGGCGTCGAGGCACCCATGGCGGTGTGCACCGAGGAGACCTTCGGACCGGTCGTCTCGGTCTACCGCTTCACGGACGAGGACGCGGTGATCGAGCAGGCCAACGCCACGCCCTACGGCCTCAACTCCTCGGTGTGGACCAGGGATTCGCGCCGCGGCCACGAGGTGGCGGCGAAGCTGAACACCGGCACGGTCAACATCAACGAGGGGTACGCCCCCGCCTACGGCAGTGTCCAGTCGCCGATGGGCGGCATGAAGGACTCGGGGCTCGGCCGACGGCACGGCTCGGAGGGCATCCTCAAGTACACCGAGGCCCAGACCATCGCCCAGCAGCGGCTCATCCCGCTGGCCCCCGCCTTCGGCATGGACGACGAGAAGTACGCGGCCTTCATGACCCGGAGCCTGAAGGCGATGAAGGCCCTGCGCCTGCGCTAG
- a CDS encoding serine/threonine-protein kinase, with translation MTNDGGRANEPTSYGLPAPGVAPLPRQTPYEPTQRQQQPLRPGQSPSGDGTGRLLGGRYRLVARLGHGGMGTVWRAHDEVVDREVAVKEPRVPDHLGERERATVYLRMQREARAAARIDHPCVVTVHDVVMEDGKPWIVMELVRGQSLADRLQEGTLDVREAARIGLAVLSALSAAHEAGVLHRDVKPDNVLLGRGDRVVLTDFGIAQVEGEQGLTETGGFVGSPEFIAPERVLGQRPGPESDLWSLGVVLYAAVEGMSPYRRSNTPATLQAVLSAEPQVPARGSGAFGTLVMQLLRKDPAGRPSAAEVRATLEPAANPAPVPLAATRLFAGSAPADGNRWVPPVLAGNRKAQYGLGGAVLAIAAALVLLVADPFGGGGLPDGWQVRPENEVLHADVTVPDDYARTQGTSGDNVTYDDPSAVFRIYADRLDPATDKANNTMPADPAVWKAYYEKGGQNGTEFADGKVTTTTVQHQGKKAYDIVTEYTPNSAVSAPHPTRYRYHELLVPGKGTAYWRLRVSMPAAGRAADDGEALFDRVADGLKIHDL, from the coding sequence ATGACGAACGACGGGGGACGGGCCAACGAGCCCACCAGCTACGGCTTGCCGGCCCCGGGGGTTGCTCCCCTCCCGCGGCAGACGCCGTACGAGCCGACGCAGCGGCAGCAGCAACCGCTCCGACCGGGGCAGTCGCCGTCGGGCGACGGCACCGGCCGGCTGCTCGGAGGCCGTTACCGGCTGGTCGCCCGGCTCGGACACGGTGGCATGGGCACGGTGTGGCGGGCTCATGACGAGGTCGTCGATCGAGAGGTCGCGGTCAAGGAACCGCGGGTTCCGGACCACTTGGGCGAGCGCGAGCGCGCCACCGTGTATCTGCGTATGCAGCGCGAGGCACGTGCGGCGGCCCGCATCGACCACCCCTGTGTGGTCACCGTGCACGACGTGGTCATGGAGGACGGCAAGCCCTGGATCGTGATGGAGCTGGTGCGCGGTCAGTCGCTCGCCGACCGGCTCCAGGAGGGCACCCTCGACGTCCGGGAGGCGGCCAGGATCGGCCTCGCGGTGCTCAGCGCGCTCTCGGCGGCCCACGAGGCGGGCGTCCTGCACCGTGACGTCAAGCCGGACAACGTGCTGCTCGGCCGCGGCGACCGGGTCGTGCTCACCGACTTCGGCATCGCCCAGGTCGAGGGGGAGCAGGGCCTGACGGAGACCGGCGGGTTCGTCGGCTCGCCCGAATTCATCGCCCCGGAAAGGGTGTTGGGTCAGCGGCCGGGTCCGGAGTCCGACCTGTGGTCGCTCGGTGTCGTGCTGTACGCGGCGGTCGAGGGCATGTCGCCCTACCGGCGCAGCAACACCCCGGCCACCCTCCAGGCGGTGCTCTCCGCCGAACCCCAGGTGCCCGCCCGTGGTTCCGGCGCGTTCGGCACCCTCGTCATGCAGCTCCTGCGCAAGGACCCCGCCGGCCGGCCGAGCGCCGCCGAGGTCCGGGCGACCCTGGAGCCGGCCGCCAACCCCGCCCCGGTCCCGCTCGCGGCGACCCGGCTGTTCGCGGGCTCCGCACCGGCCGACGGCAACCGCTGGGTGCCGCCCGTCCTCGCGGGCAACCGGAAGGCCCAGTACGGACTCGGCGGCGCAGTGCTCGCGATCGCGGCGGCACTCGTGCTGCTGGTGGCGGACCCGTTCGGCGGGGGCGGCCTGCCGGACGGCTGGCAGGTGCGGCCCGAGAACGAGGTGCTGCACGCGGACGTGACGGTTCCCGACGACTACGCGCGCACCCAGGGCACCAGCGGCGACAACGTCACCTACGACGACCCGAGCGCCGTCTTCCGGATCTACGCCGACCGGCTCGACCCGGCCACCGACAAGGCCAACAACACGATGCCCGCGGATCCCGCGGTGTGGAAGGCGTACTACGAGAAGGGCGGCCAGAACGGCACCGAGTTCGCCGACGGCAAGGTGACCACCACCACCGTCCAGCACCAGGGCAAGAAGGCTTACGACATCGTCACCGAGTACACCCCCAACTCGGCCGTCTCCGCCCCGCATCCGACCCGCTACCGCTACCACGAGCTGCTCGTGCCCGGGAAGGGAACCGCCTACTGGCGGCTGCGCGTCTCGATGCCGGCCGCGGGCAGGGCGGCCGATGACGGCGAGGCGCTCTTCGACCGGGTCGCGGACGGACTGAAGATCCACGACCTGTAG
- a CDS encoding serine/threonine-protein kinase, translating into MGTVWRAHDELLGRHVAVKELHLEGGAPATAALREARAVAQIKHPHVIVVHDVVEETEPDTAFGARRSYIVMELVDGGSLADRLASAGPVEVREAARIGVALLGALATAHARGVLHRDLKPANVLIEQDSGRVVLTDFGIAQVPGTSTISEEGAFVGSPEYTAPERMQGAGAGPESDLWSLGALLCAALSGESPFHRDSLGGVLHAVVLDEIRPPTAAGPLLPVVHGLLERDPAQRLGAVEAETLLRTFAATGSTPSPRHVPTERVVSDAPRGGGPPAGTDPVDAPPATPVTSPSPLARPWRARGVLVGAALVIVLAGAGAALAVLAFHGTGTDRSAAEHPAPSTAVTAAFQPPPQPPPPPPPRQPPPVPAGFHFVRDPNGFALALPDGYVRSTDTQRVFYESPGGAVRVGVRLQNAVTGGPLGVMKLAAANGPLSNPGYREGKVTATTHHGRDAALWEFTWNGFTRAEGPRHTFDVCWDDFGRMYDVWVSAPVSRLDEAKRTFDTALDSFRPGP; encoded by the coding sequence ATGGGCACGGTCTGGCGCGCACACGACGAACTGCTCGGCCGGCATGTCGCCGTCAAGGAGCTGCACCTCGAAGGCGGTGCGCCCGCCACCGCCGCGCTGCGCGAGGCGCGCGCGGTCGCCCAGATCAAGCACCCCCATGTGATCGTCGTGCACGACGTCGTCGAGGAGACCGAGCCCGACACGGCGTTCGGCGCCAGGCGCTCCTACATCGTGATGGAGCTCGTCGACGGCGGATCGCTCGCCGACCGGCTCGCCTCCGCCGGGCCCGTCGAGGTACGGGAGGCCGCCCGCATCGGGGTCGCGCTCCTCGGCGCGCTCGCCACCGCACACGCCCGGGGCGTACTGCACCGCGACCTCAAGCCCGCCAACGTCCTGATCGAGCAGGACAGCGGGCGGGTGGTGCTCACCGACTTCGGCATCGCCCAGGTGCCGGGCACCTCGACGATCAGCGAAGAGGGCGCCTTCGTCGGCTCACCCGAGTACACCGCGCCCGAGCGGATGCAGGGGGCGGGCGCGGGACCCGAGTCCGACCTGTGGTCGCTCGGCGCGCTCCTGTGTGCCGCCCTCAGCGGCGAATCCCCCTTCCACCGCGACTCGTTGGGCGGTGTTCTGCACGCCGTCGTCCTCGACGAGATCCGCCCGCCCACGGCCGCGGGCCCGCTGCTCCCCGTGGTCCACGGACTGCTGGAGCGCGACCCGGCGCAGCGGCTCGGCGCGGTCGAGGCGGAGACGCTGCTGCGGACGTTCGCCGCGACGGGCAGCACCCCGAGCCCGCGCCATGTGCCGACCGAGCGCGTCGTCTCCGACGCGCCCCGGGGCGGCGGCCCGCCGGCCGGCACGGACCCGGTCGACGCGCCGCCCGCGACCCCGGTCACCTCCCCGAGCCCCCTCGCACGCCCCTGGCGGGCCCGGGGTGTGCTCGTGGGGGCCGCCCTGGTGATCGTGCTGGCCGGGGCGGGCGCGGCGCTCGCGGTCCTGGCGTTCCATGGGACCGGAACGGATCGGTCCGCCGCGGAGCACCCCGCGCCGAGCACGGCGGTGACGGCGGCCTTCCAACCCCCGCCCCAGCCCCCGCCGCCGCCACCGCCCAGGCAGCCGCCGCCGGTGCCGGCCGGCTTCCACTTCGTACGGGACCCGAACGGCTTCGCGCTCGCGCTGCCCGACGGGTACGTCCGCAGTACCGACACCCAGCGCGTCTTCTACGAGTCGCCAGGCGGCGCCGTCAGGGTCGGCGTCCGGCTACAGAACGCGGTCACCGGCGGCCCGCTCGGTGTCATGAAGCTCGCCGCGGCCAACGGGCCGCTCAGCAACCCCGGTTACCGCGAGGGCAAGGTCACCGCGACCACCCACCACGGGCGGGACGCGGCCCTGTGGGAGTTCACCTGGAACGGCTTCACCCGGGCCGAGGGCCCCCGGCACACCTTCGACGTGTGCTGGGACGACTTCGGCCGGATGTACGACGTGTGGGTGTCGGCGCCGGTCAGCCGCCTCGACGAGGCCAAGCGCACCTTCGACACCGCACTCGACTCGTTCCGCCCCGGCCCCTGA